From Bradyrhizobium sp. NDS-1, the proteins below share one genomic window:
- a CDS encoding DegT/DnrJ/EryC1/StrS family aminotransferase — translation MSTMQEGAKNQTMNQHLRSEPIPFIDVGSQRRRLGASLDAAVKRVLDHCQFVNGPEVAELEKQLAGYSGAKHVIGCASGTDAILMVMMAKNVGPGDAVLCPSFTFIATASPVARTGATPVYVDVDETTFNMSPESLKRGIATARKAGLKPVAVIPVDLFGQPADHDAIAEIAGAEGLFVLDDAAQGFGASYKGRKLGTFGLATATSFFPAKPLGCFGDGGAIFTNDDELATTLRSIRVHGQGVDKYDNVRLGLTGRLDTMQAAVLIEKLKIFDDEIAARNRVAERYARGLSNVVTVPRLAPGNTSVWAQYTIRLPKGTDRDGFAAALKAQGVPTAIYYGKSMHQQTAYKQYPVADGGLSACESLSQDVISLPMHAYLTEADQERVIAAVRGALAG, via the coding sequence ATGTCGACCATGCAAGAAGGCGCCAAGAACCAGACCATGAACCAGCATCTGCGTTCCGAACCCATTCCCTTCATCGATGTCGGCTCGCAGCGCCGCCGGCTCGGCGCCTCGCTCGATGCCGCGGTCAAGCGCGTTCTCGACCATTGCCAGTTCGTCAATGGCCCTGAAGTCGCCGAGCTCGAGAAGCAGCTTGCGGGCTACAGCGGTGCCAAGCATGTGATCGGTTGCGCCAGCGGCACCGATGCGATTCTGATGGTGATGATGGCGAAGAATGTCGGGCCCGGTGATGCCGTGCTGTGTCCGTCCTTCACCTTCATCGCAACGGCCTCGCCGGTGGCGCGGACCGGCGCGACGCCTGTTTATGTCGACGTCGACGAGACGACCTTCAACATGAGCCCGGAGTCGCTGAAGCGCGGCATCGCGACTGCGCGGAAGGCGGGGCTGAAGCCGGTCGCGGTCATTCCGGTCGATCTGTTCGGCCAGCCCGCCGACCACGACGCCATTGCCGAGATTGCCGGGGCCGAAGGCCTGTTCGTGCTCGACGACGCCGCGCAAGGGTTCGGCGCGAGCTACAAGGGCCGCAAGCTCGGCACCTTCGGCCTTGCCACCGCGACCAGCTTCTTCCCGGCAAAACCGCTCGGCTGCTTCGGCGACGGCGGCGCGATCTTCACCAATGACGACGAACTCGCGACGACACTGCGCAGCATCCGCGTGCACGGGCAGGGCGTCGACAAATACGACAACGTCCGCCTCGGCCTGACCGGCCGGCTCGACACCATGCAGGCTGCCGTCCTGATCGAGAAGCTGAAGATTTTCGACGACGAGATCGCCGCCCGCAACCGGGTTGCGGAGCGCTACGCGCGTGGCCTGTCCAACGTCGTCACCGTGCCGCGTCTGGCGCCGGGCAACACCTCGGTCTGGGCGCAGTACACGATCCGTCTTCCCAAAGGCACCGACCGCGACGGTTTCGCTGCCGCGCTGAAAGCCCAGGGCGTGCCGACCGCGATCTATTACGGCAAGTCGATGCATCAGCAGACCGCCTACAAGCAGTACCCGGTCGCCGACGGCGGCCTGTCTGCTTGCGAGAGCCTGTCGCAGGACGTCATCAGCCTGCCGATGCACGCCTATCTGACCGAAGCCGACCAGGAGCGCGTGATCGCCGCCGTCCGCGGCGCGCTGGCGGGCTGA
- the murJ gene encoding murein biosynthesis integral membrane protein MurJ, whose translation MLGRIFTVGGYTLLSRLTGFARDIMLAAILGAGPVADAFFVALRLPNHFRAIFAEGAFNAAWVPAYAHVHGEKGEAAAKLFADRIFTLLLASQVLLLIVAWLFMPQAMSILAPGFGEDAEQRKLAIELTRITFPYLLLITLVTLYGGMLNVMQRFASAAAASIFLNVAMMMTLAVAVWFPTAGHAAAWGVLISGFLQYFLLAGDLARHGGLPRFAPLKLDEDVRGFFKALGPATLGSMGTQVALFADTIIATFLPAGALSALYYADRLNQLPIGVIGIAIGTVLLPEMSRRITANDLDGAMKAQRRAFDFTLLFSIPFVAAFLTVPDEIMRALFARGAFSKADAVAAGSTLAAYAIGLIPFVLIRSAVATFYARKDTATPVRASLTGIAVNVALKVALMGSLAQIGLALATAVGVWTNLLLVLYFAVRRGFLVLDRAWLLSIAKFLLIGLVLATAFWLIARFGGVWLGSMHFHDELMLVLLAVGGTIIYAVAILALFGRSWLVALVRG comes from the coding sequence ATGCTCGGACGCATCTTCACGGTTGGCGGATATACGCTGCTCTCGCGGCTGACGGGCTTTGCCCGCGACATCATGCTCGCGGCGATCCTCGGCGCCGGCCCGGTGGCCGACGCCTTTTTCGTGGCGCTGCGGCTGCCCAATCATTTCCGCGCGATCTTCGCCGAGGGCGCCTTCAACGCCGCCTGGGTGCCGGCCTATGCCCATGTTCATGGCGAGAAGGGCGAGGCGGCGGCAAAACTGTTCGCCGACCGCATCTTCACGCTGCTGCTGGCCTCGCAAGTCCTGCTGTTGATCGTCGCCTGGCTGTTCATGCCGCAGGCCATGAGCATTCTGGCGCCGGGCTTCGGTGAAGATGCCGAGCAGCGCAAGCTCGCGATCGAGCTGACCCGGATCACCTTTCCCTATCTGCTCTTGATCACGCTGGTGACGCTCTATGGCGGCATGCTCAACGTGATGCAGCGCTTTGCCAGCGCCGCGGCCGCCTCGATCTTCCTCAACGTCGCGATGATGATGACGCTGGCGGTCGCCGTCTGGTTTCCGACGGCCGGCCACGCCGCGGCCTGGGGCGTCCTGATCTCCGGTTTCCTGCAATATTTCCTGCTCGCCGGCGATCTCGCCCGCCATGGCGGCCTGCCGCGCTTTGCGCCGCTCAAGCTCGACGAGGACGTCCGCGGCTTCTTCAAAGCGCTGGGCCCGGCGACACTGGGCTCGATGGGGACGCAGGTCGCGCTGTTCGCCGACACCATCATCGCGACCTTCCTCCCCGCAGGCGCGCTGTCGGCGCTCTATTATGCCGATCGCCTCAACCAGCTGCCGATCGGCGTCATCGGCATCGCCATCGGCACCGTGCTGCTGCCGGAGATGTCGCGGCGCATCACCGCCAACGACCTCGACGGCGCGATGAAGGCGCAGCGCCGCGCGTTCGATTTCACGCTGCTGTTCTCGATCCCGTTCGTGGCCGCCTTCCTGACCGTGCCCGACGAGATCATGCGGGCGCTGTTCGCCCGCGGCGCGTTCTCCAAGGCCGACGCGGTCGCCGCAGGCAGCACGCTCGCGGCGTACGCCATCGGCCTGATTCCCTTCGTGCTGATCCGCAGCGCAGTGGCGACCTTCTATGCCCGCAAGGACACCGCAACGCCGGTGCGGGCCTCGCTGACCGGCATCGCCGTCAACGTTGCGCTGAAGGTCGCCTTGATGGGATCGCTGGCCCAGATCGGCCTCGCGCTCGCGACAGCCGTCGGCGTCTGGACCAATCTGCTGCTGGTGCTGTACTTCGCCGTGCGCCGGGGCTTTCTCGTGCTGGACCGCGCTTGGCTGTTGTCGATCGCCAAGTTCCTGCTGATCGGCCTCGTCCTGGCCACCGCCTTCTGGCTGATCGCGCGCTTTGGCGGCGTTTGGCTGGGTTCGATGCACTTCCACGATGAGCTGATGTTGGTGCTGCTCGCTGTCGGCGGCACGATCATTTACGCAGTCGCTATTCTCGCGTTGTTCGGCCGGAGTTGGCTAGTCGCATTGGTGCGCGGTTAG
- a CDS encoding DUF1127 domain-containing protein: protein MPPQLTTITSEAERDAAVLRLDRSIALAKEAMDEVLTAAARLNASVATPRSDVSRREDVPAAAEPAQSVLVLLKQYWRAFRGWYRSSRVILQGLSDRDLRDIGLTRDEVDYLAPGRAIDAVRDRARSLLNHSGM from the coding sequence ATGCCGCCCCAATTGACGACCATCACATCCGAGGCCGAGCGCGATGCCGCCGTGCTCCGCCTCGACCGCTCGATCGCGTTGGCAAAGGAAGCCATGGACGAGGTCTTAACGGCTGCGGCGCGCCTAAACGCATCCGTTGCAACGCCGCGCAGCGACGTGTCGCGAAGGGAGGACGTACCGGCAGCGGCCGAACCGGCGCAAAGCGTCCTCGTCCTGCTCAAGCAATACTGGCGCGCGTTTCGGGGATGGTATCGGAGTTCACGGGTGATCTTGCAGGGCCTGAGCGACAGGGACCTGAGGGATATCGGCCTGACGCGCGACGAGGTCGACTATCTCGCACCTGGGCGCGCTATCGATGCGGTGAGAGATCGCGCGAGGTCTTTGTTGAACCACAGTGGGATGTAG